In one window of Onychomys torridus chromosome 7, mOncTor1.1, whole genome shotgun sequence DNA:
- the Csrnp1 gene encoding cysteine/serine-rich nuclear protein 1 yields the protein MAGLLKRKFDQLEEDFFSSSSSSSSCSGSLSLSSPGSSVIPVWNSDEEGPCGQAPQPDQDSCGLQSFTPPSILKRAPRERPGRVTFDGITVYYFPRCQGFTSVPSRGGCTLGMASRHSTCRLFSLAEFTEEQVKARREKLRQRLKEEKLEMLRWKLSVAGVPETGAGLPLTVDAIDDASVEHDLAVAVAGGRLEEVNFLQPHPPRQRRALLRASGVRRIDREEKRELQALRRSREDCGCRCDGVCDPETCSCSLAGIKCQMDHTSFPCGCCSEGCENPNGRVEFNQARVQTHFIHTLTRLQMEQGAESLGDLESPIQDSPSEQTLVSPFPLATPPVSSELGGNSCSSDMTESSTSSSSGNSEAPDHLVQPSLPGPSFQSGMDEDSLVQILNFSDSDLGVEEEEEEEERGVGNLDTLSCFHLADIFGTGDPSSPASWTHSQSGSSLASGILDENANLDASCFLNSGLEGLREGSLPGSSGSPVVEAMQSGSVDLSLSSCDSFELLQALPDYSLGPHYTSRRISGSLDSLEALHPLPSFSPPRDASTCFLESLLGLSEPVTDVLTPLTPLLESQFEDTALAPLLEPLPV from the exons ATGGCTGGGCTACTGAAGAGGAAGTTTGACCAGCTGGAAGAGGACTtcttcagctcctcctcctcctcctcctcctgctcaggcagcctctctctctcctcccccggTTCTTCTGTCATCCCTGTCTGGAACTCAGATGAGGAGGGACCATGTGGTCAGGCACCTCAGCCTGATCAGGACTCCTGTGGCCTCCAAAGTTTCACTC CCCCATCCATCCTGAAGCGGGCTCCCAGGGAACGTCCAGGTCGTGTAACCTTTGATGGCATCACTGTCTACTATTTCCCACGGTGCCAGGGATTCACCAGTGTGCCCAGCCGAGGTGGCTGCACCTTGGGTATGGCTTCTCGCCACAGCACCTGCCGCCTTTTCTCCTTAGCTGAGTTTACAGAGGAGCAGGTCAAGGCTCGACGTGAGAAGCTCCGTCAGCGcttgaaggaggagaaactggagATGCTGAGGTGGAAG CTTTCAGTGGCTGGAGTTCCAGAGACAGGGGCAGGCCTGCCCCTCACAGTAGACGCCATCGATGACGCCTCTGTAGAGCATGACTTGGCAGTGGCTGTGGCTGGTGGCCGCCTGGAGGAAGTGAATTTCCTACAGCCCCATCCACCTCGGCAGCGACGGGCCCTACTTCGTGCTTCGGGTGTTCGAAGGATTGACCGGGAGGAGAAGCGGGAGCTGCAGGCGCTGCGCCGATCTCGGGAGGACTGTGGCTGTCGCTGTGATGGTGTCTGTGACCCTGAGACCTGCAGCTGCAGCCTGGCGGGCATCAAGTGCCAG ATGGATCACACATCAttcccctgtggctgctgcagtGAGGGCTGTGAGAACCCCAATGGCCGTGTGGAATTCAATCAGGCAAGAGTTCAAACACACTTCATCCATACGCTCACCCGCCTGCAGATGGAGCAGGGTGCTGAGAGCCTGGGGGACCTGGAGTCTCCCATCCAGGACAGTCCCAGTGAACAAACCCTGGTTTCCCCTTTTCCACTGGCCACGCCCCCTGTGAGCAGTGAGCTGGGAGGCAACAGCTGCAGCAGTGACATGACCGAGTCTTCCACATCCTCGTCCTCCGGCAATAGCGAGGCTCCGGACCACCTTGTCCAACCCAGCCTGCCAGGTCCCAGCTTCCAGTCTGGCATGGATGAAGATAGCTTGGTGCAGATTCTGAATTTCAGTGACTCTGACCTTggtgtggaggaggaagaagaggaggaggaaaggggtgtGGGCAACTTGGATACCCTCAGCTGCTTCCATCTGGCTGACATCTTTGGTACTGGTGACCCCAGCAGCCCGGCCAGCTGGACTCACAGCCAGTCTGGCTCTAGCCTTGCATCAGGCATCCTAGATGAGAATGCCAACCTGGATGCCAGCTGCTTCCTAAACAGCGGACTTGAAGGGTTGAGAGAAGGCAGTCTCCCTGGCAGTTCTGGATCCCCTGTGGTGGAAGCCATGCAGAGTGGCTCTGTGGACCTCAGTTTATCCTCTTGCGACTCCTTTGAGCTGCTCCAGGCTCTGCCAGATTACAGTCTGGGTCCTCACTACACTTCCCGCAGGAtatctggcagcctggacagcctTGAGGCCCTCCACCCTTTGCCCAGCTTCTCTCCACCAAGGGATGCCAGCACTTGCTTCCTGGAGTCTCTCCTGGGCCTGTCAGAGCCGGTTACTGATGTCCTGACACCCCTGACACCCCTTCTCGAGAGCCAGTTCGAGGACACTGCTTTGGCGCCTCTGCTGGAGCCCCTGCCAGTGTAA
- the Ttc21a gene encoding tetratricopeptide repeat protein 21A produces the protein MSSDDSSLMASIIYYSQEKYFHHVQQAASVGLERYSNAPVLQFFKAYGALGEDHIHDAISELESIQSHPDMALCSVIALLYAHKCCDIIDGEAVQELESSLKEIRKTASDTALYYASLFLWLVDRHDKAREYVDHMLKVCSSSKEGYVLRGWVDLTSNKPHVVKKSIKYLEQGTQDTKDMLGLMGKATYFMTQQNFSRALEVVNQVTTASGNFLPALVLKMRLFLARQDWDQTIETALRILEKDESNIDAWQILTVHELVREGSTATATDRVRSLIKALETREPQNPSLHLKKILVVSRLCGKHQEVLRLVSGFLERIFMATPSCALVATELGYLFILQQQVKEACLWYKEAMKLEENRLDALAGNIWCQILRGQLEEAANQLEFLKEVQQSLGKSEVLVFLQALVASKKQKLEHEATALLKEAVELHFSSMQGLALSPEYFEKLDPLFLVCIAKEYLHFCPKQPRSPGQLVSPLLKQVAMILSPVVKVAPAMMEPLYVMAQVKFLSGELENAQSTLQRCLELDPTLVDAHLLMSQIYLAQGNFAMCSHCLELGVSHNFQVRDHPLYHFIKARALNKTGDYAEAIKTLKMIVKLPTAKAEENKKLRGPSVQPSERASILLELVEALRLNGELHEATKIMQDAINEFSGTPEEMRITVANVDLALSKGNVDLALSMLRGISPKQPCYTEAKEKMASIYLNTRKDVRLYIGCYMELCEHLPGPHSSLLLGDAFMNIQEPEKALEVYDEAYRKNPHDASLVSRIGQAYMKTHQYTKAINYYEAAQKISGQDFLCCELAELLLKLKKYHKAEKVLKQALERDSGVKDIPSMMNEVKCLLLLAKVYKSHKKEDVVETLNQALDVQSRILKRAPLEQPELIPFQKQLAASICIQIGEHHLAEKDFDSAVKSYKDALSYSPTDNKVALELAQLYLLQGQLDLCEQRCGPLLQIEQTHERAAVMLADLMFRKQNCETAISLYRQVLEKAPDNFLVLNKLIDLLRRSGKLEEAPAFLELAQKVSSRVPLEPGFNYCQGIYYWHIGQPNEALRFLNKARKDSTWGQTATCYMVQICLNPDNEVVGGDVFESLVADSNSASRKESQQHGVRTAERLLREFYPHSDSGQTQLRLLQSLCLLATREKANVEVALGAFIEMAQAEKDSVPALLAMAQAYMLLKQVPKARTQLKRLAKVPWTLDEAEDLEKSWLLLADIYCQGGKFDLALELLRRCLQYNKSCCKAYEYMGFIMEKEQSYKDAATNYELAWKYSHQASPAIGFKLAFNYLKDKKFVDAIDVCHSVLTEHPNYPKIREEILEKAQGSLRL, from the exons ATCATATCCATGATGCCATCAGTGAGCTGGAGAGCATCCAAAGCCACCCAGATATGGCCCTATGCTCTGTCATCGCTCTGCTTTATGCTCACAAATGCTGTGACATCATTG ATGGAGAAGCAGTTCAAGAGTTGGAGAGTAGCTTGAAGGAGATCCGCAAGACGGCCAGTGATACTGCCCTGTACTATGCCAGCCTCTTCCTCTGGCTCGTAGACCGCCATGACAAGGCCAGAGAATATGTTGACCACATGCTGAAGGTCTGCAGTAGCTCCAAAGAG GGCTACGTGCTCAGAGGCTGGGTGGACCTCACTTCCAATAAGCCCCATGTCGTGAAGAAATCCATCAAGTACCTGGAACAAGGAACTCAGGACACCAAAGATATGCTGGGGCTGATGGGCAAG GCAACATACTTCATGACCCAGCAGAACTTCTCCAGGGCCCTGGAGGTGGTGAACCAGGTCACTACGGCCTCAGGGAACTTCCTGCCCGCCTTAGTCCTGAAGATGAGACTGTTCCTGGCCCGGCAAGATTGGGACCAGACCATAGAGACCGCACTCAG AATCCTTGAGAAAGATGAAAGCAATATTGATGCCTGGCAAATTCTAACTGTGCATGAGCTTGTGAGGGAAGGAAGCACAGCCACA GCTACAGATCGTGTTAGAAGTCTAATCAAGGCGCTAGAGACTCGAGAACCCCAGAATCCCAGCCTCCACCTTAAGAAGATTCTTGTGGTCAGTAGACTG TGTGGGAAGCACCAGGAGGTCCTGCGGCTTGTGAGCGGCTTCCTGGAGCGAATCTTCATGGCCACACCCTCCTGTGCCCTTGTGGCCACAGAGCTGGGCTACCTCTTCATCCTACAGCAGCAAGTGAAGGAAGCATGTCTGTGGTACAAGGAGGCCATGAAACTGGAGGAGAACAGGCTGGATGCCTTGGCAG GGAACATCTGGTGCCAGATCTTACGAGGCCAGCTGGAAGAGGCTGCGAACCAGCTGGAGTTCCTCAAGGAGGTGCAGCAGTCCCTTGGGAAGTCTGAG GTGCTGGTTTTCCTGCAAGCCCTTGTGGCGTCGAAGAAGCAGAAGCTGGAGCATGAGGCCACAGCGCTGTTGAAGGAGGCAGTGGAGCTGCATTTCTCCAGCATGCAGGGCCTGGCCCTGAGCCCTGAGTACTTTGAAAAGCTGGACCCCCTCTTTCTGGTCTGCATCGCCAAGGAGTATCTGCATTTCTGCCCCAAGCAG CCTCGGTCACCTGGCCAGCTCGTGTCTCCACTTCTTAAACAAGTCGCTATGATCTTGAGCCCTGTGGTGAAAGTAGCCCCGGCCATGATGGAGCCATTGTATGTGATGGCTCAGGTCAAGTTTCTCTCAG GGGAGCTGGAGAATGCCCAGAGCACCCTGCAGCGCTGCCTGGAGCTGGATCCCACCTTAGTGGATGCCCACCTCCTCATGTCCCAGATCTACCTGGCTCAGGGCAACTTTGCCATGTGTTCCCATTGTTTAGAGCTGGGTGTCAGCCACAACTTCCAG GTCCGAGATCATCCCCTCTACCACTTCATCAAAGCCAGGGCCCTCAACAAGACTGGTGACTATGCTGAGGCCATAAAGACCTTGAAAATGATCGTCAAGTTGCCCACCGCAAAGGCGGAAGAGAACAAGAAGCTTCGAGGCCCCTCCGTCCAGCCCAGCGAGCGGGCATCCATCCTGCTGGAGCTAGTAGAGGCCCTCCGACTGAACGGGGAGCTG CATGAGGCCACCAAGATCATGCAGGATGCCATCAACGAGTTCAGCGGCACGCCAGAGGAGATGCGGATCACAGTTGCCAATGTGGACTTGGCTCTGAGCAAAGGCAACGTGGACTTGGCACTGAGCATGCTGAGAGGCATCTCACCCAAGCAGCCCTGCTACACAGAAGCCAAGGAGAAGATGGCCAGCATCTACCTGAACACTCGCAAGGACGTGCGCCTCTACATCGGATGCTACAT GGAGCTCTGTGAACATCTGCCCGGTCCCCACAGCAGCCTGCTACTGGGTGATGCTTTCATGAACATTCAGGAG CCTGAGAAGGCCCTGGAGGTGTATGATGAAGCCTATAGAAAGAACCCTCATGATGCCTCCTTGGTCAGCAGGATCGGACAAGCCTACATGAAGACCCACCAGTACACCAAG GCCATTAATTACTATGAGGCTGCCCAGAAGATCAGCGGGCAGGACTTCCTGTGCTGTGAACTGGCCGAGCTGCTCCTGAAGCTGAAGAAATACCACAAGGCAGAGAAGGTGCTGAAGCAGGCCTTGGAACGAGATTCGG GGGTCAAGGATATTCCATCCATGATGAATGAGGTGAAGTGCTTGCTTTTGCTGGCAAAGGTTTACAAGAGCCATAAAAAAGAGGATGTGGTTGAAACGCTGAACCAG GCCTTGGACGTCCAGTCCCGGATACTGAAGAGAGCCCCTCTGGAACAGCCAGAACTGATCCCCTTCCAGAAGCAGCTGGCGGCCTCCATCTGCATCCAGATTGGGGAGCACCATCTGGCAGAGAAGGACTTCGACAGCGCTGTGAAGTCCTATAAGGATGCCCTCTCCTACTCACCGACGGACAATAAG gtGGCGCTGGAGCTGGCGCAACTCTACCTGCTCCAGGGGCAGCTGGACTTATGTGAACAGCGCTGTGGCCCCCTCTTACAGATAGAGCAGACCCACGAGAGAGCTGCCGTG ATGCTGGCAGACCTGATGTTCAGGAAACAAAACTGTGAAACGGCCATCAGTCTCTACCGCCAAGTGCTGGAGAAAGCTCCAG aCAATTTTTTGGTATTGAATAAGTTGATCGATCTGCTGCGACGGAGTGGCAAGCTTGAAGAGGCTCCTGCTTTCTTAGAACTGGCCCAGAAGGTGTCTAGCCGGGTGCCTTTGGAGCCAGGGTTTAACTACTGCCAAGGCATTTACTACTG GCACATTGGACAGCCCAACGAAGCTCTGAGGTTTCTGAACAAAGCCCGAAAGGACAGCACGTGGGGCCAGACTGCCACCTGCTACATGGTACAGATCTGTCTGAACCCCGATAACGAGGTTGTCGGTGGAGACGTTTTTGAGAGCCTGGTGGCTGACAGCAA CTCTGCCAGTCGGAAAGAGTCCCAGCAGCACGGGGTGCGCACTGCAGAGAGGCTCCTACGGGAATTTTACCCACACTCTGACTCCGGGCAGACCCAGCTGCGGCTGCTGCAGAGCCTCTGCCTGCTGGCCACCAGGGAGAAGGCGAATGTCGAGGTGGCTCTGGGTGCCTTTATCGAGATGGCCCAGGCTGAG AAGGACAGTGTCCCTGCCTTGCTGGCCATGGCACAGGCCTACATGCTACTGAAGCAAGTCCCCAAGGCCCGTACACAGCTGAAGCGTCTGGCCAAGGTCCCATGGACACTGGATGAGGCCGAAGACCTGGAAAAGAGTTGGCTTCTGCTGGCAGACATCTACTGCCAAGGCGGCAAGTTTGACCTGGCCTTGGAGCTGCTCCGCCGTTGCCTCCAATACAACAAG TCTTGCTGCAAGGCCTATGAATACATGGGTTTCATCATGGAGAAAGAGCAGTCCTACAAGGATGCAGCCACCAACTATGAGCTGGCCTGGAAGTACAGTCACCAGGCCAGCCCTGCCATCG GTTTCAAACTGGCCTTCAACTACCTGAAAGACAAGAAGTTTGTAGATGCCATCGACGTCTGTCACAGT GTCCTGACAGAGCACCCCAACTACCCCAAGATCAGAGAGGAAATTCTGGAGAAAGCCCAAGGGTCCCTGAGGCTCTAG